In Aegilops tauschii subsp. strangulata cultivar AL8/78 chromosome 3, Aet v6.0, whole genome shotgun sequence, one genomic interval encodes:
- the LOC109771287 gene encoding protein H2A.5-like, translating to MARRKSAEQKKTRYLKKDRYADRVGSGAAVYLASVLEYLVAEMLELVGNVAKDNKKTRIIPCHLLLATRNDEELSKLLDGITIAHSGVLPNIHFVLFSKKAKMH from the exons ATGGCCAGGAGGAAGAGCGCCGAGCAGAAGAAGACG CGCTATCTCAAGAAGGACCGCTACGCGGACCGCGTCGGCTCCGGCGCCGCCGTCTACCTCGCCTCCGTCCTCGAATACCTTGTCGCCGAG ATGCTGGAGTTGGTGGGCAATGTGGCCAAGGACAACAAGAAGACCCGCATCATACCGTGCCACCTGCTTCTCGCCACTCGCAACGACGAGGAGCTCTCCAAGCTGCTCGATGGCATCACCATTGCCCACAGTGGCGTGTTGCCCAATATCCACTTTGTGTTGTTCTCCAAGAAGGCCAAAATGCACTAG
- the LOC109771264 gene encoding protein H2A.6-like, whose translation MVVRKSSERKKAVTRSIKAGLHFPMLYLAGNAPKDNKKTNIMPCHLQLATCNDEELSKLLDGITIAHNGMLPNIHSVLFYKRANMH comes from the exons ATGGTCGTGAGGAAGAGCAGCGAGCGGAAGAAGGCGGTGACCCGGTCCATAAAGGCTGGACTCCACTTTCCG ATGCTGTACTTGGCGGGCAATGCGCCCAAGGACAATAAGAAGACCAACATCATGCCGTGCCACCTGCAACTCGCCACTTGCAACGACGAGGAGCTCTCCAAGCTGCTTGACGGCATCACCATCGCCCACAATGGCATGTTGCCCAACATCCACTCTGTGTTGTTCTACAAGAGGGCCAACATGCACTAG